One region of Pleuronectes platessa chromosome 18, fPlePla1.1, whole genome shotgun sequence genomic DNA includes:
- the LOC128461978 gene encoding relaxin-3 receptor 1, giving the protein MSNSDFQRLEFFRSLLSGCSLGPFCNNSPLYFQNTSDDHELEILEDGPPWLRIVISVVYIIVATAGVLSNLLVMFLLYSTHTIHTGTINFFVFNLALAHLLFSLALPFWAVDIALDYSWPFSLATCKAVSLLTGLNVFASCFFLTAMSLTRYCLVATALRPRTSLCNRSCTSPVAAAFIWAAALIAAVPRAVFADLSLVGNDTACLLRFPAGTAWLGINQLLRMVLGFLLPYAIILLSYLLLLRFLCLHKLKGSSSRRKADISKSVAVVVLSFCVCWFPYNVLTLWGVLIQLDILDISLSFYAAQTYFFPLANCLAFTSSCFNPVIYCLVRKEYRLALHNVLLKLNLAVVSKVPYCIYSKERSAQVGHLAIPLKTYSQTTPSHTQGYAPVSMLPTAVSAM; this is encoded by the coding sequence atgtcaaacagcgACTTCCAGAGACTTGAGTTCTTCCGCAGCCTCCTGAGCGGCTGCAGCCTCGGCCCGTTCTGTAATAACTCCCCCCTATATTTCCAAAACACAAGTGATGACCACGAGCTGGAGATTCTTGAGGATGGACCCCCCTGGTTGCGAATCGTCATCTCCGTCGTGTACATCATCGTGGCTACTGCCGGAGTGCTGAGCAACTTGCTGGTGATGTTCCTGCTGTATTCCACACACACCATCCACACCGGCACCATCAATTTCTTTGTGTTCAACCTAGCTCTGGCCcacctgctcttctccctggccTTGCCGTTTTGGGCCGTGGACATTGCTCTGGACTACAGCTGGCCTTTCAGCCTGGCCACGTGCAAGGCCGTGTCCTTGCTCACCGGACTGAACGTCTTCGCTAGCTGCTTCTTCCTGACGGCTATGAGTTTGACCCGTTACTGCTTGGTGGCGACTGCCCTCAGACCCAGGACCTCCCTGTGCAATCGATCCTGCACCTCTCCAGTGGCCGCGGCCTTTATCTGGGCCGCAGCGCTGATAGCCGCAGTGCCCCGAGCTGTGTTTGCTGACCTGTCACTCGTGGGCAACGACACAGCATGCCTGCTCCGTTTCCCAGCTGGCACCGCCTGGCTCGGAATAAACCAGCTCCTGCGCATGGTGCTTGGTTTTCTTCTGCCCTACGCCATCATACTCCTCTCCTACCTGCTTCTGCTGCGCTTCCTCTGTCTCCACAAGCTGAAAGGCAGCAGCTCTCGGCGAAAGGCTGATATTTCAAAGTCTGTGGCGGTGGTGGTGCTTTCCTTCTGCGTCTGCTGGTTCCCGTACAACGTCCTCACGCTTTGGGGCGTCCTGATCCAGCTTGACATCCTCGATATCAGCCTCTCGTTCTACGCGGCTCAAACATACTTTTTCCCTCTGGCTAACTGCTTGGCTTTCACCAGCAGCTGCTTCAACCCTGTCATCTACTGCCTGGTTAGAAAGGAATACCGCTTGGCACTCCACAACGTGCTCCTCAAGTTGAATCTGGCCGTTGTGTCCAAGGTGCCCTATTGCATTTACTCCAAGGAGAGATCGGCACAGGTTGGGCACCTGGCTATTCCTCTCAAAACATACAGCCAGACCACTCCATCTCACACACAGGGATACGCACCAGTGTCAATGCTCCCAACTGCAGTGTCCGCTATGTAA